A region of Candidatus Binatia bacterium DNA encodes the following proteins:
- a CDS encoding carbonic anhydrase, whose product MPEIVPGTEALKRLREGNERYVSNVRSLDSLLSYARRAELSLGQSPFAIILGCSDSRVPAEVVFDQGLGDLFVIRVAGNIVAPSQVGSVEFAASLFGSGLVVVLGHTGCGAIRVTVDELVGHPPPESENLRFIVDSVRPAVEPLMHGPLADDHESLLLEAGRANVRATAHHLRRGSPLLERLIEKGRLIIVGAEYDLATGRVEFFDGVPG is encoded by the coding sequence ATGCCCGAAATCGTACCCGGTACCGAGGCGCTGAAGCGCCTTCGCGAAGGCAACGAGCGCTACGTTTCCAACGTCCGAAGCCTCGATTCACTGCTGAGTTACGCGAGGAGGGCCGAGCTCAGCCTGGGCCAGTCGCCGTTCGCGATCATCCTCGGATGCTCCGACTCGCGGGTGCCTGCCGAAGTGGTGTTCGACCAGGGGCTCGGCGACCTGTTCGTGATCCGCGTGGCCGGCAATATCGTCGCGCCGTCGCAGGTCGGAAGCGTCGAGTTCGCCGCCTCGCTGTTCGGCTCCGGCCTGGTCGTGGTGCTCGGCCACACCGGCTGCGGCGCAATCCGCGTGACGGTCGACGAGCTCGTAGGACATCCGCCACCGGAATCGGAAAACCTGCGCTTCATCGTCGACTCGGTGCGTCCGGCCGTCGAGCCGCTGATGCACGGTCCCCTGGCAGACGACCATGAATCGCTTCTCCTCGAAGCGGGGCGCGCCAACGTGCGCGCCACGGCGCATCATCTGCGTCGTGGGTCGCCGTTGCTGGAGAGACTGATCGAGAAGGGGCGCCTGATCATCGTCGGCGCCGAGTACGATCTTGCCACCGGCCGCGTCGAGTTTTTCGACGGCGTACCGGGCTGA
- a CDS encoding SDR family oxidoreductase, which produces MAKRVFITGASSGLGEGMAREFARRGHALAIAARRIDRLEALATELRSLGAADVFVRSLDVTILEDVPAAIEESAAALGGLDIVVANSGIGGPTPIGKGRFAAARSIIETNLLGAMATVDAAVELFYRQGSGHVVGISSVAAVRGLPLQGAYSASKSGLSRYLEALRAEVAGKGILVTDLAPGFIDTDLNRHMPTRPFVVSAEKGCAELVSLIEAGSSFAYVPRVPWTLVAQLLKVLPSRLLALPRGDGR; this is translated from the coding sequence ATGGCAAAACGCGTGTTCATTACGGGGGCATCGAGCGGCCTGGGCGAGGGCATGGCCCGCGAATTCGCCAGGCGCGGTCACGCGCTGGCCATCGCTGCAAGGCGCATCGATCGCCTCGAGGCGCTCGCAACGGAGCTGCGAAGTCTCGGCGCGGCCGATGTCTTCGTGCGCAGCCTCGACGTCACCATACTGGAAGACGTTCCTGCGGCGATCGAAGAGTCCGCCGCCGCGCTCGGAGGCCTCGACATCGTCGTCGCCAACTCGGGCATCGGAGGACCGACGCCGATCGGCAAGGGGCGCTTCGCGGCGGCGCGCAGCATCATCGAGACCAACCTGCTCGGCGCGATGGCAACGGTCGATGCGGCGGTCGAATTGTTCTACCGCCAGGGAAGCGGGCACGTCGTCGGCATCAGCTCGGTGGCGGCCGTCCGCGGACTTCCGCTGCAGGGGGCATACTCGGCCAGCAAGTCCGGCCTGTCGCGCTACCTCGAAGCGCTGCGCGCCGAAGTGGCCGGCAAGGGCATCCTCGTCACCGACCTGGCCCCCGGCTTCATCGATACCGACCTCAACCGCCACATGCCGACGCGGCCTTTCGTGGTTTCGGCCGAAAAAGGCTGCGCCGAGCTGGTTTCGCTGATCGAGGCCGGCAGCAGCTTCGCGTACGTGCCGCGGGTGCCGTGGACGCTCGTCGCCCAGCTCCTGAAGGTCCTGCCGTCGCGGCTGCTGGCGCTGCCGCGCGGCGACGGGCGCTGA
- a CDS encoding L,D-transpeptidase family protein, translating into MIPRTCIAIVAAATIFAGCTPEPPQVIHLFANPAPSYVPEFSPSTYVPWSAHTIESRMSEIGPRARARWKRHFDEAATSYPPSQVEIVAFKRERRIEVYAGASPYHLALVRTLTIRAASGGPGPKLREGDRQVPEGIYALDSLNPNSAYHVSLRLAYPNEFDRAMAERDRRRNLGSDIMIHGSDRSIGCIAVGDEAAEDLFVLAADSGIENVSVVIVPRDFRRTGQSGGAPGQPRWVDELYARLDVELRSLPPPSPATWQSSASSGEDPGAR; encoded by the coding sequence ATGATTCCTCGTACGTGCATCGCGATCGTTGCAGCAGCGACGATCTTTGCGGGCTGTACACCCGAGCCGCCGCAGGTGATTCACCTGTTCGCGAACCCGGCGCCGTCGTACGTGCCCGAGTTCTCGCCGTCGACGTACGTGCCGTGGAGCGCGCATACCATCGAGAGCCGCATGTCCGAGATCGGGCCGCGTGCGCGCGCTCGATGGAAACGCCATTTCGACGAGGCCGCGACCTCGTATCCGCCGTCGCAGGTCGAGATCGTCGCGTTCAAGCGCGAGCGCAGGATCGAAGTGTACGCCGGCGCTTCCCCGTACCATCTTGCGCTGGTACGCACGCTCACCATTCGCGCCGCCAGCGGAGGCCCGGGCCCGAAGCTTCGCGAAGGAGACCGCCAGGTGCCCGAAGGCATCTACGCGCTCGACTCGCTCAACCCGAACAGCGCCTACCACGTTTCGCTGCGCCTGGCGTACCCGAACGAGTTCGACCGCGCGATGGCCGAGCGCGACCGCCGCCGCAATCTCGGCAGCGACATCATGATTCACGGCAGCGACCGCTCGATCGGCTGCATCGCGGTCGGCGACGAAGCCGCCGAAGACCTGTTCGTGCTCGCGGCCGATTCCGGGATCGAGAACGTCAGCGTCGTGATCGTTCCCCGCGATTTCCGCCGCACCGGCCAGAGCGGCGGGGCGCCCGGCCAGCCGCGCTGGGTAGACGAGCTTTACGCCCGGCTCGACGTGGAGCTGCGCAGCCTGCCGCCGCCGTCGCCTGCAACGTGGCAGTCCTCGGCAAGCTCGGGCGAAGATCCGGGCGCCCGCTGA